One genomic window of Solanum dulcamara chromosome 10, daSolDulc1.2, whole genome shotgun sequence includes the following:
- the LOC129870356 gene encoding uncharacterized protein LOC129870356: MEGRRGDEDGGSSAMFSELKHYCIELLELHQNPKKNPSTLSNLLQFLRRSSPDDLQSLFDYTLFPLLLLLDAAVDSKSSPKVDSNERFMRPNTLSDIAMEGALHCLEELLKKCCLGSVDQFIVLTKKLTRGALLSPTEASEEFREGVIRCFKALLLNLRCCSSESCPCKQISGSPLLLERKSLHSPPVSKLKFKEEECLVAFLQSETASVAVGHWLSLLLKVADVEAARGQQGSASLRIEAFSTMRVLVAKVGTADALAFFLPGVVSQIGKLLHISKTFISGAAGSAEALDQAIRSLAEFLMIVLDDNLNLPFLGMPLDDIEKEKSSVSFLEALRQLPSTMHDQNLSEVVGRGTVVLRSTEGESVGPRNVTRSLRVIRTKDWIVDTSLHVDKLLCATYPHLCMHPSRKVRRGILAAIQGLLSKTSRVLNGSRLMLLESLCVLASDDSEEVSSASQLFFGHLLSSHGKLHVKHDVEEIFNRLVEKLPKVVLGTDELYAIAHSQKLLVLIYFSGPQLVADYLLQSPVRTAQFLDVLSLCLSQNSVFAGPLEKNVAAKRSSSGFMHSIAEIRAARAADSDNLGSGKNQNRRVHATESIKNEHQLPRFPPWFVYVGSQKLYHSVAGILRLVGLSLFADPRSEGPLSVIIDLPLDNLRKLVSEIRMREYSEESWQSWYSRITSGQLVRQASTAVCILNELIFGLSDQAIDDFTRMFRAYVIEPQENKKCQEDASQYRKIEQSTTKGSVWKICQVKGERSHLVDCIGSILHEYLSPEIWNLPVEHTAALQQYDCEDANISSHFFNDNVMLHQVIIDGIGIFSMCIGREFSLSGFLHSSLYMLLHNLICSHFQIRSASDAVLHIIATMHDYPTVGHLVMENSDYIIDSICRQLRSLELNPDVPNILAAMLSYIGVGHSILPLLEEPMRAVSMELEILGRHQHPDLTIPFLKAMAEIVKASKQEASALLDQAKSYCEDVESRKLNLEKRKEKLFDDDSGSYSDENVGKVSSEGMQIYTNDVHTQIEWETLLFKMNDFRRFRQTVGSIAGSCLTAATPLLASANQAASLVALDIVDDVFLTVAKVEDAYKHEKEIKEAIEHVAHMCSFYSLKDALDVDADETTENRLLPAANKVWPFLVACLRNKSPLAVRRCTHTISSIVQICGGDFFTRRFHTDGKHFWSFLSTSPFQKKATGSLEETRLKLPYRGGSASSGDSAAEISDLKVQAAVLNMLADLARNKHSSSALEAVLKKVSGLVVGIACSGVVGLRDASINALAGLASIDPDLIWLLLADVYYSKKRGTPTPPTTGEFLEISEILPPPLSSKGYLYLQYGGKSYGFGIDFTSVETVFRTLHSKVFSSQMYS; the protein is encoded by the exons ATGGAAGGACGTAGAGGCGACGAAGATGGTGGAAGCAGCGCCATGTTTTCTGAACTCAAACATTACTGCATTGAACTACTCGAACTCCACCAAAACCCTAAGAAAAACCCCTCCACCCTCTCTaatcttcttcaatttcttcgCCGCTCTTCTCCTGATGATCTCCAATCCTTATTCGA CTATACATTGTTTCCTTTGCTGCTTCTACTGGATGCTGCTGTTGATAGCAAATCATCACCCAAAGTTGATTCTAATGAAAGATTCATGAGGCCTAATACATTGAGTGATATTGCGATGGAAGGTGCTCTTCATTGTCTTGAGGAACTTCTGAAGAAGTGTTGTTTAGGGTCTGTGGATCAG TTCATTGTATTAACAAAGAAATTGACTCGCGGGGCGTTGCTTTCTCCTACGGAGGCTTCAGAAGAGTTCCGTGAAGGAGTGATAAGGTGTTTCAAAGCACTGTTGCTTAATCTGCGTTGCTGTTCCAGTGAGTCCTGCCCATGCAAACAAATAAGCGGTTCGCCTTTGCTTCTGGAAAGAAAAAGTTTGCACTCTCCACCTGTTTCAAAACTTAAATTCAAGGAAGAAGAGTGTTTAGTTGCATTTCTACAGTCTGAAACTGCTTCTGTTGCTGTTGGACATTGGCTATCACTTCTGCTGAAG GTAGCAGATGTTGAGGCAGCACGAGGGCAACAAGGCAGTGCAAGCCTTCGGATAGAAGCCTTTTCCACTATGAGAGTACTTGTTGCTAAG GTTGGCACTGCAGATGCTTTAGCTTTCTTTTTGCCAGGAGTTGTTAGTCAAATTGGCAAACTTTTGCATATTTCAAAAACGTTCATTAGTGGGGCTGCTGGGAGTGCAGAAGCTTTGGACCAAGCTATTAGAAGCTTGGCTGAATTTCTTATGATAGTTCTCGATGACAATTTGAACTTGCCTTTTCTTGGTATGCCCCTTGATGACATCGAGAAAGAGAAATCGTCAGTGTCATTTCTGGAGGCACTTCGTCAGTTGCCCTCTACTATGCATGATCAAAATTTGAGTGAGGTTGTTGGCAGGGGCACCGTTGTACTTAGATCCACGGAGGGGGAAAGTGTTGGTCCTAGAAACGTGACCAGATCTTTGCGTGTAATTCGTACAAAAGACTGGATTGTTGATACCTCGTTGCATGTTGATAAGCTGTTATGTGCAACTTATCCCCAC CTTTGCATGCATCCAAGCAGAAAAGTGAGACGAGGAATCTTAGCGGCAATACAGGGGCTCTTATCAAAAACCAGTCGTGTGTTGAATGGAAGCAGACTGATGCTTTTG GAAAGTCTATGTGTTTTGGCATCTGATGACTCCGAGGAGGTGTCCTCAGCTTCACAGTTGTTCTTTGGACACTTGCTTTCATCACATGGGAAGCTTCATGTAAAACATGATGTTGAAGAGATTTTTAACAG GCTTGTTGAAAAGCTTCCAAAGGTGGTCCTTGGAACTGATGAATTATATGCAATTGCACATTCCCAGAAACTGCTAGTACTGATCTATTTTTCGGGGCCACAACTCGTGGCAGACTACCTCCTTCAATCTCCC GTGAGAACTGCTCAATTCTTGGATGTTTTATCCCTCTGTCTGAGTCAAAATTCTGTTTTTGCTGGTCCCCTTGAGAAGAATGTTGCAGCAAAGCGTTCCTCATCAGGGTTCATGCATTCCATAGCAGAGATAAGAGCTGCTAGAGCTGCTGACTCTGACAATCTGGGAAGTGGGAAGAATCAAAATAGAAGAGTACATGCCACAGAAAGTATAAAGAATGAGCATCAGCTGCCGCGTTTTCCACCTTGGTTTGTTTATGTTGGCAGCCAGAAGCTGTACCATTCTGTAGCTGGGATCCTCCGACTTGTAGGTTTATCTTtatttgcag ACCCTCGAAGTGAAGGGCCTCTCTCTGTTATCATTGACTTGCCATTGGACAACCTGCGGAAATTGGTTTCTGAAATACGGATGAGGGAATACAGTGAAGAAAGTTGGCAATCTTGGTACAGCAGGATTACTTCAGGACAATTAGTACGTCAGGCCAGTACAGCTGTGTGTATCCTGAATGAGTTGATATTTGGACTTTCAGATCAAGCAATTGATGACTTTACCAGAATGTTTAGAGCATATGTAATAGAACCACAGGAAAACAAGAAATGTCAAGAAGATGCAAGTCAATATCGGAAAATTGAACAATCTACAACAAAGGGATCTGTTTGGAAGATTTGCCAAGTTAAGGGAGAAAGAAGTCATTTAGTTGACTGCATTGGCAGTATTTTACATGAATACCTATCCCCTGAAATATGGAATCTGCCCGTTGAGCATACAGCTGCTTTACAACAATATGATTGTGAGGATGCAAACATTAGCTCACACTTCTTTAATGACAATGTGATGTTGCAC CAGGTTATTATTGATGGAATTGGCATCTTTTCCATGTGCATTGGGCGAGAATTTTCTTTATCAGGATTTCTTCATTCATCTCTTTATATGTTGCTTCACAATCTTATTTGCTCTCATTTCCAAATTAGAAGTGCATCTGACGCTGTGTTACACATCATCGCCACGATGCATGACTATCCAACA GTTGGACACTTGGTTATGGAAAATTCAGACTATATAATTGATTCAATATGCAGGCAGCTGCGCTCTCTGGAGCTTAACCCGGATGTACCAAATATACTAGCTGCCATGCTTTCGTACATAGGAGTGGGTCACAGTATATTGCCTTTATTGGAAGAGCCA ATGCGTGCTGTTTCCATGGAGCTTGAAATTCTTGGAAGGCATCAACACCCTGATTTGACCATTCCCTTCTTGAAG GCAATGGCAGAAATAGTTAAGGCATCAAAGCAGGAGGCTAGTGCTTTGCTGGATCAAGCAAAGTCATATTGTGAGGATGTGGAATCTAGAAAACTTAACCTGGAGAAGAGGAAAGAAAAGCTTTTTGATGATGATTCAGGTTCATATAGTGATGAAAATGTTGGCAAGGTGTCGTCTGAAG GGATGCAGATCTACACTAATGATGTTCATACGCAAATAGAGTGGGAGACTTTGCTGTTCAAAATGAATGACTTTAGAAGGTTTAGACAAACAGTTGGATCTATTGCAGGTTCATGTTTAACAGCTGCAACTCCATTACTTGCTTCAGCGAATCAAGCAGCATCCTTGGTAGCACTTGATATAGTTGAT GATGTATTTTTGACAGTAGCCAAAGTGGAGGATGCCTACAAGCATGAGAAGGAAATCAAAGAGGCAATTGAACATGTGGCTCATATGTGTTCATTTTATAGTCTTAAGGATGCTTTAGATGTTGATGCTGATGAAACTACCGAGAACAGACTGCTCCCTGCAGCCAATAAAGTGTGGCCTTTTTTGGTTGCCTGTCTTCGAAATAAAAGTCCATTG GCTGTTCGAAGATGTACGCATACAATTAGTAGTATCGTGCAAATATGTGGAGGCGACTTCTTTACTCGCCGTTTCCATACAGATGGGAAACACTTCTGGAGCTTTTTAAGTACTTCACCATTTCAAAAGAAAGCCACAGGGTCTTTAGAGGAGACTCGCTTAAAGCTTCCATACCGAGGTGGTTCTGCATCTTCAGGAGATTCAGCAGCTGAGATTTCTGATCTAAAGGTCCAGGCTGCAGTGCTGAACATGCTTGCAGATCTTGCTCGGAATAAACATAGTTCTTCAGCACTGGAAGCAGTTCTGAAAAAGGTTAGTGGTCTTGTTGTTGGGATAGCATGCAGCGGAGTTGTAGGCCTTCGAGATGCATCTATTAATGCCCTTGCTGGACTCGCTTCAATAGATCCTGATCTTATTTGGCTTCTTCTTGCTGATGTTTATTACTCAAAGAAGAGAGGGACACCTACGCCTCCAACAACAGGAGAGTTTTTAGAGATATCTGAAATTTTACCTCCACCCTTGTCCTCTAAAGGTTACCTTTATCTGCAGTATGGGGGAAAGAGTTATGGTTTTGGCATTGATTTTACTTCTGTAGAGACTGTGTTTAGGACACTACATTCTAAGGTTTTCAGTTCACAAATGTACAGTTAG